In a genomic window of Myxococcales bacterium:
- a CDS encoding alpha/beta hydrolase: MARTPAAVIVDAATAVAIPAGAATIAGRLWRPPAARALYVLGHGAGAGMHHPFMIAIAAALAERAIATLRWEMPAMTAGRRMADRPAVVRPLARAACVHAAALAPALPLIAGGKSMGGRMTSEAAAAAPIPGLRGLAFLGFPLHPAGAPAITRAAHLDAIALPMLFVSGGKDALATPALLAEVIERLGPRARLRVIAEADHGLEAPRKAGVDPIAIAADEIATWSDALPAAPVP; the protein is encoded by the coding sequence ATGGCCCGGACCCCCGCCGCCGTCATCGTCGACGCCGCCACCGCGGTCGCGATCCCGGCCGGCGCGGCGACCATCGCCGGACGGCTGTGGCGGCCGCCCGCGGCCCGGGCGCTGTACGTGCTCGGCCACGGCGCCGGCGCCGGCATGCACCACCCGTTCATGATCGCGATCGCCGCGGCCCTGGCCGAGCGCGCGATCGCGACCCTGCGGTGGGAGATGCCGGCCATGACCGCGGGCCGCCGCATGGCCGACCGGCCCGCGGTGGTGCGCCCGCTGGCCCGGGCCGCGTGCGTCCACGCCGCGGCGCTGGCGCCGGCGCTGCCGCTGATCGCGGGCGGCAAGTCGATGGGCGGGCGCATGACGTCCGAGGCCGCGGCCGCGGCGCCGATCCCGGGGCTGCGCGGCCTGGCGTTCCTGGGCTTCCCGCTGCACCCGGCCGGCGCGCCGGCGATCACCCGCGCGGCGCACCTCGACGCGATCGCGCTGCCGATGCTGTTCGTGTCGGGCGGCAAGGACGCGCTGGCCACGCCGGCGCTCCTGGCCGAGGTGATCGAGCGGCTGGGCCCGCGCGCGCGCCTGCGGGTGATCGCCGAGGCCGACCACGGCCTGGAGGCGCCGCGCAAGGCCGGCGTCGACCCGATCGCGATCGCGGCCGATGAGATCGCCACCTGGAGCGACGCGCTCCCGGCTGCGCCTGTTCCTTGA
- a CDS encoding tetratricopeptide repeat protein translates to MWSSYSPRHAASLLGVPESTVRGLARAGVIAAGVLPLKLSFRDLATLRAVKALVAGGVPLARVRRELVALRQRLDAGTSLAELPLEVRDGHVAIRGEAAPLTGQLSLPFAPVAAAAPDGALHELPTRPVEAPEPAPALTGDDWFDRAIILEDSDAAAAIDAYRRAVRLRPDHVEAWINLGRLHAEAGAGPAAAECFGHALALDPTDATALYNLGVVAQDDGREADAIVFYSRALELDPGLAEAHYNLATLFDQSGDSRSAIRHINEYRKLTR, encoded by the coding sequence GTGTGGTCGAGCTACTCCCCGCGTCACGCGGCCTCGCTGCTCGGCGTGCCCGAGTCGACGGTGCGCGGGCTGGCGCGCGCGGGCGTGATCGCCGCGGGGGTGCTGCCGCTCAAGCTCAGCTTCCGCGACCTGGCGACCCTGCGCGCGGTCAAGGCGCTCGTCGCCGGCGGCGTGCCGCTGGCGCGGGTGCGGCGTGAGCTGGTGGCCCTGCGCCAGCGCCTCGACGCCGGCACGTCCCTGGCCGAGCTGCCGCTCGAGGTCCGCGACGGCCACGTCGCGATCCGCGGCGAGGCCGCGCCGCTGACCGGCCAGCTGTCGCTGCCGTTCGCGCCGGTCGCGGCGGCGGCGCCCGACGGCGCGCTCCACGAGCTGCCGACCCGCCCGGTCGAGGCGCCCGAGCCGGCGCCGGCGCTGACCGGCGACGACTGGTTCGATCGCGCGATCATCCTCGAGGACAGCGACGCCGCCGCCGCGATCGACGCCTACCGGCGGGCGGTGCGGCTGCGGCCCGATCACGTCGAGGCGTGGATCAACCTGGGCCGCCTGCACGCCGAGGCCGGCGCCGGCCCGGCCGCCGCCGAGTGCTTCGGCCACGCGCTCGCGCTCGATCCCACCGACGCCACGGCGCTCTACAACCTCGGGGTCGTGGCCCAGGACGACGGCCGCGAGGCCGACGCGATCGTCTTCTACTCGCGCGCGCTCGAGCTCGACCCCGGCCTGGCCGAGGCCCACTACAACCTGGCGACGCTGTTCGATCAGAGCGGCGACTCGCGCTCGGCCATCCGCCACATCAACGAGTACCGCAAGCTGACGCGGTAG
- a CDS encoding HAD family hydrolase: protein MIAYLFDIDGTLVRAGGAGARALTATLLARFGLGELPRGVAFDGRTDGWIVRELVVRGLGRAPAPGEVDAILADYLGRLDDALAGSVQVLPDADRVLTWLGARPEVRLGLATGNIAAGARAKLTHAGLAHHFGFGGYGCDSIDRAELVAVAIARSGIGPADTAVVVGDTVHDVAAARACGARCVAVTTGGDDHATLAAAGADVVLDGLGPLVDWHAATFGA from the coding sequence GTGATCGCGTACCTGTTCGACATCGACGGCACGCTCGTGCGGGCCGGCGGCGCCGGGGCCCGCGCGCTGACCGCGACGCTGCTGGCCCGGTTCGGCCTGGGCGAGCTGCCGCGCGGGGTCGCGTTCGACGGACGCACCGACGGCTGGATCGTGCGCGAGCTGGTGGTGCGCGGGCTCGGGCGCGCGCCGGCGCCGGGCGAGGTCGACGCGATCCTGGCCGACTACCTGGGCCGGCTCGACGACGCGCTGGCCGGCTCGGTGCAGGTGCTGCCCGACGCCGATCGCGTGCTGACCTGGCTCGGCGCCCGGCCCGAGGTCCGGCTGGGGCTCGCGACCGGCAACATCGCCGCGGGCGCTCGCGCCAAGTTGACCCACGCGGGGCTCGCGCACCACTTCGGCTTCGGCGGCTACGGCTGCGACTCGATCGATCGGGCCGAGCTGGTCGCGGTGGCGATCGCGCGCAGCGGCATCGGGCCCGCCGACACCGCGGTCGTGGTCGGCGACACCGTCCACGACGTCGCGGCGGCCCGGGCCTGCGGCGCCCGGTGCGTCGCGGTCACGACCGGCGGCGACGATCACGCGACCCTGGCCGCGGCCGGCGCCGACGTCGTCCTCGACGGTCTCGGGCCGCTGGTCGACTGGCACGCGGCGACCTTCGGCGCGTGA
- a CDS encoding trypsin-like peptidase domain-containing protein: MLARLALAAAIVSVSGCGGHAPATKASAAGPATLTPKQIVERSKPAIVRVEAGADKVGTGFVIDGAGVIATNLHVVAAASEINVRLLDGSVLAVEVIVAVDVDHDLALLGVSPRRPLPALALGDSDQVAAGDPVLAIGNPLGVLDYTVSDGLISSVRQVAPGFKLLQISAPISQGSSGGPLFDSFGKVIGVSTAVFTEGQNLNFGMPSNYVAALAAAKERRPIGVAEFGELTRPRDQEIVIDGVRIYRKIPTHPDAIFVGCEPTAVADAFAAIDSAISVGAPLYNRGDHEGCFRIYEAAATKLEAGSTCKGVRDAFGAGLLRASTLTTPAEKAWALRDTFDGLRAAVQQWATTRAP, encoded by the coding sequence GTGCTCGCCCGCCTGGCCCTGGCCGCCGCGATCGTGTCCGTCTCGGGGTGCGGTGGTCATGCGCCGGCGACCAAGGCCAGCGCCGCCGGGCCGGCCACGCTGACCCCCAAGCAGATCGTCGAGCGGTCCAAGCCGGCGATCGTGCGGGTCGAGGCCGGCGCGGACAAGGTCGGCACGGGGTTCGTGATCGACGGCGCCGGGGTGATCGCGACCAACCTGCACGTGGTCGCGGCCGCGTCCGAGATCAACGTGCGGCTGCTCGACGGCTCGGTCCTGGCGGTCGAGGTCATCGTCGCGGTCGACGTCGACCACGACCTGGCGCTGCTGGGCGTGTCGCCGCGGCGGCCGCTGCCGGCGCTGGCCCTGGGCGACAGCGATCAGGTCGCGGCCGGCGATCCGGTGCTGGCGATCGGCAACCCGCTCGGCGTCCTCGACTACACGGTGTCCGACGGCCTGATCTCGTCGGTGCGCCAGGTGGCGCCCGGGTTCAAGCTGCTCCAGATCTCGGCGCCGATCTCGCAGGGCTCGAGCGGCGGGCCGCTGTTCGACTCGTTCGGCAAGGTGATCGGGGTGTCGACGGCGGTGTTCACCGAGGGCCAGAACCTCAACTTCGGGATGCCGTCGAACTACGTCGCCGCGCTGGCCGCGGCCAAGGAGCGCCGGCCGATCGGCGTGGCCGAGTTCGGCGAGCTGACCCGGCCCCGGGATCAGGAGATCGTCATCGACGGCGTCCGCATCTACCGCAAGATCCCGACCCACCCCGACGCGATCTTCGTCGGGTGCGAGCCCACCGCGGTCGCCGACGCGTTCGCCGCGATCGACTCGGCGATCTCGGTCGGGGCGCCGCTGTACAACCGCGGCGATCACGAGGGCTGCTTCCGCATCTACGAGGCCGCGGCGACCAAGCTCGAGGCGGGCTCGACGTGCAAGGGCGTCCGCGACGCGTTCGGCGCCGGCCTCTTGCGCGCGAGCACGCTGACGACGCCGGCCGAGAAGGCCTGGGCCCTGCGCGACACCTTCGACGGTCTGCGCGCGGCCGTGCAGCAGTGGGCCACGACCCGGGCCCCGTGA
- a CDS encoding aldehyde dehydrogenase, producing MVTPPASSRPRHDAAPIPPTASAVPTERAALDEALAILRARARPFARLAPAAKAALVRACMPRIADCAEAWVATGCKAKRLTGPWQAEEWIAGPLPTLRLARLLGDSLEAIARRGRPPLGSGGCTRADGRVEIDAFPVSNLDRVAFLGFRGSVLLEAGLTRDEAARRQASFYRQRDPEGGVALVLGAGNVSSIPPMDVLSKMFVEGFVCLLKMNPVNEWAGPILERALAPLCDAGYLRIVYGGGDVGAYLVAHEHVDDVHITGSDQTHDRIVWGPPGPDRERRRASGEPLLAKPISSELGNVSPVMIVPADYHDGELAFMAANLATMVTNNASFNCNAAKVVVTGRGWAQHDAFWGLVARALVDTPARAAYYPGAVERYARLTAGRDLHVPGGAGAGELPWTIIRGVDVAAADPVFTVEPFCAVVSDVVLPAADPVEFLAEATRFCNDRLWGTLNAAVMIDPRTARDPAMALALERAIVDLRYGTVAINHWPALGYGVGSLPWGGHPSANLRDIQSGLGWVHNTYMLEGVDKAILRGPLVVRPRPLWFTGNPRAVEVARRMIRHELAPSWLGLARVVGAALA from the coding sequence ATGGTGACCCCGCCGGCCTCGTCCCGCCCGCGCCACGACGCCGCGCCGATCCCGCCGACCGCGAGCGCGGTCCCGACCGAGCGCGCCGCCCTCGATGAGGCGCTCGCGATCCTGCGGGCCCGGGCCCGGCCGTTCGCGCGGCTGGCGCCGGCCGCGAAGGCGGCGCTGGTGCGGGCGTGCATGCCGCGCATCGCCGACTGCGCCGAGGCCTGGGTCGCGACCGGGTGCAAGGCCAAGCGCCTGACCGGGCCGTGGCAGGCCGAGGAGTGGATCGCGGGGCCGCTGCCGACGCTGCGCCTGGCGCGGCTGCTCGGCGACAGCCTCGAGGCGATCGCCCGGCGCGGGCGCCCGCCGCTCGGCAGCGGCGGCTGCACCCGGGCCGACGGCCGGGTCGAGATCGACGCGTTCCCGGTGTCCAACCTCGACCGGGTCGCGTTCCTGGGCTTCCGCGGCAGCGTCCTGCTCGAGGCCGGGCTCACGCGCGACGAGGCCGCCCGGCGCCAGGCCAGCTTCTACCGCCAGCGCGATCCCGAGGGGGGCGTGGCGCTCGTCCTGGGCGCCGGCAACGTGTCGTCGATCCCGCCGATGGACGTGCTGTCGAAGATGTTCGTCGAGGGCTTCGTGTGCCTGCTCAAGATGAACCCGGTCAACGAGTGGGCCGGGCCGATCCTCGAGCGGGCGCTGGCGCCGCTGTGCGACGCCGGCTACCTGCGGATCGTCTACGGCGGCGGCGACGTCGGCGCGTACCTGGTCGCGCACGAGCACGTCGACGACGTCCACATCACCGGCAGCGACCAGACCCACGATCGGATCGTCTGGGGGCCGCCCGGACCCGACCGCGAGCGCCGCCGCGCCAGCGGCGAGCCGCTGCTGGCCAAGCCGATCTCGAGCGAGCTCGGCAACGTCAGCCCGGTGATGATCGTGCCGGCCGACTACCACGACGGCGAGCTGGCGTTCATGGCCGCCAACCTCGCGACGATGGTCACCAACAACGCGTCGTTCAACTGCAACGCCGCCAAGGTCGTCGTCACCGGGCGTGGCTGGGCCCAGCACGACGCGTTCTGGGGGCTGGTGGCGCGCGCGCTGGTCGACACCCCGGCCCGGGCCGCGTACTACCCCGGCGCGGTCGAGCGCTACGCCCGGCTCACCGCCGGGCGCGACCTGCACGTCCCGGGCGGCGCCGGCGCCGGCGAGCTGCCGTGGACGATCATCCGCGGCGTCGACGTCGCCGCCGCCGACCCGGTGTTCACCGTCGAGCCGTTCTGCGCCGTCGTGTCGGACGTCGTCCTCCCGGCGGCCGACCCGGTCGAGTTCCTGGCCGAGGCGACCCGGTTCTGCAACGATCGGCTCTGGGGCACGCTCAACGCGGCCGTGATGATCGATCCGCGGACCGCGCGCGACCCGGCGATGGCGCTGGCGCTCGAGCGCGCGATCGTCGACCTGCGCTACGGCACCGTCGCGATCAACCACTGGCCCGCGCTCGGCTACGGGGTCGGGTCGCTGCCGTGGGGCGGGCACCCGTCGGCGAACCTGCGCGACATCCAGAGCGGCCTGGGCTGGGTCCACAACACCTACATGCTCGAGGGCGTCGACAAGGCGATCCTGCGCGGGCCGCTGGTCGTGCGGCCGCGGCCGCTGTGGTTCACCGGCAACCCGCGCGCGGTCGAGGTGGCGCGCCGGATGATCCGCCACGAGCTGGCGCCGAGCTGGCTCGGCCTGGCCCGGGTCGTGGGCGCAGCGCTGGCCTGA
- the yhbY gene encoding ribosome assembly RNA-binding protein YhbY translates to MALTGKQRRHLRALGHALAPVAQVGKGGVSEAVIAAVDQALTDHELVKIKLLESLELDRNDAAEQLATGTKAQIAQVLGRTVLLYRPDPDEPVIVLPRAT, encoded by the coding sequence ATGGCACTCACGGGCAAGCAACGACGCCACCTGCGCGCGCTCGGTCACGCGCTGGCGCCGGTCGCGCAGGTCGGCAAGGGCGGCGTGTCGGAAGCGGTGATCGCCGCGGTCGATCAAGCCCTGACCGATCACGAGCTGGTGAAGATCAAGCTGCTCGAGTCGCTCGAGCTCGATCGCAACGACGCCGCCGAGCAGCTGGCCACGGGCACCAAGGCCCAGATCGCCCAGGTGCTCGGCCGCACCGTGCTGCTGTACCGGCCGGATCCCGACGAGCCGGTCATCGTGCTGCCGCGCGCGACCTGA
- a CDS encoding VTC domain-containing protein, with translation MSPPPKVATALEQDAHLTAHRREDKYLVPPELAKAIAAAANRNLRPHRFRGDGANLLPGARHFVTTIYFDTPGRELFVAAQASEQHLKLRAKEYYDLHPDLTETATTVAELVRFQPVVWLEVKHRDAAFTGKQRIGIPKVDVPGFFAEGRLTAAMVQIQEATYGGDATAALQAVARLCATCREPLRADCLVNYRRQAWQDDDGAVRLTIDTGLGFFRPPDDLWARRRALVRESLGPTVATEPRRVLEVKTRGPAPAWLRDTCADLGLAPIGFSKFEAASTAIHG, from the coding sequence ATGTCACCGCCCCCGAAAGTCGCCACCGCGCTCGAGCAGGACGCGCACCTCACCGCACACCGGCGCGAGGACAAGTACCTGGTGCCGCCGGAGCTCGCCAAGGCGATCGCCGCCGCCGCCAACCGCAACCTGCGCCCGCACCGGTTCCGCGGCGACGGCGCCAACCTGCTGCCCGGCGCGCGGCACTTCGTCACCACGATCTACTTCGACACGCCCGGCCGCGAGCTGTTCGTCGCCGCCCAGGCGTCCGAGCAGCACCTGAAGCTGCGGGCCAAGGAGTATTACGACCTCCACCCCGACCTGACCGAGACCGCCACCACCGTCGCCGAGCTCGTGCGGTTCCAGCCGGTCGTGTGGCTCGAGGTCAAGCACCGGGACGCCGCCTTCACCGGCAAGCAGCGCATCGGCATCCCCAAGGTCGACGTCCCCGGGTTCTTCGCCGAGGGCCGCCTCACCGCGGCGATGGTGCAGATCCAGGAGGCCACCTACGGCGGCGACGCCACCGCGGCGCTGCAAGCGGTCGCGCGCCTGTGCGCCACCTGCCGCGAGCCGCTGCGGGCCGACTGCCTGGTCAACTACCGCCGGCAGGCCTGGCAGGACGACGACGGCGCGGTCCGGCTGACGATCGACACCGGGCTCGGCTTCTTCCGCCCGCCCGACGACCTGTGGGCGCGGCGGCGCGCGCTGGTGCGCGAGTCGCTGGGCCCGACCGTGGCCACAGAGCCCAGGCGCGTGCTCGAGGTCAAGACCCGCGGCCCGGCGCCGGCGTGGCTGCGCGACACGTGCGCGGACCTGGGGCTGGCGCCGATCGGGTTCAGCAAGTTCGAGGCCGCCTCGACCGCGATCCATGGCTGA
- a CDS encoding Na/Pi cotransporter family protein: MADRRRRARLRTGLGWVLTLAIAAYSIVDWGDTDRDPIAATAGDGDGDAELRIRMLSDAEVSPGDAVVVRFDNADDDLPIAARIAGAAAEILDRRAHSLVVRVPEDTATGRAALRLVQGSRRSKAWDLLVRPPRHGKLLAKVIGGLALFFYGFGVLAAGFRGLAGRRLRAQLGRLTGAPTRAVGLGVAVGAATQLTTTATAVTVGLIEARLLALGPALAILVGAQLGASLVGALLPLGFARESLEVVAIGVVWTFAANTRRARAIGLAILGVGLVLYGLRLLQSGIDPLLADPKLLAYVGYLRADGVGPLLLAAAVGVLGGLVLQGPGPVYGLGLGLAQVSGALSLTNLLAILAGTNLGAAIGMAIIVGSSGPGGRALVRPQLAFGALATIVGLALVPAMVALTDLVVPGDPARLDYRHTVMMPALSAHLAVAFLLSQLIITAAFTMLAVPRVVRAVGQRRARVAPSTSSAQPELANTFERHRATLDACLAASTSGERGHADLEVGLAEARAGVEEHFTALAAVESTPAVDRLRRAVVSTLQLQRAIEHLVHVTELGVERGVALTPDDHARLAALHRLATASLTALAAAADGQPLDIEAARGREIEMNLLEAESRTTPELPAARRRNESTTVRLGLAELIDSYEHVGNHLFRVAKALAEEDDDDD, translated from the coding sequence ATGGCTGATCGTCGGCGCCGCGCTCGCCTGCGCACCGGCCTCGGCTGGGTCCTGACCCTCGCGATCGCCGCGTACTCGATCGTCGACTGGGGCGACACCGACCGCGATCCGATCGCGGCCACCGCCGGCGACGGCGACGGCGACGCCGAGCTCCGCATCCGCATGCTCAGCGACGCCGAGGTCAGCCCGGGCGACGCGGTGGTCGTGCGCTTCGACAACGCCGACGACGACCTGCCGATCGCCGCGCGGATCGCCGGCGCGGCGGCCGAGATCCTCGACCGGCGCGCCCACTCGCTGGTCGTGCGCGTCCCCGAGGACACCGCCACCGGTCGCGCGGCGCTGCGCCTGGTCCAGGGCTCGCGCCGGAGCAAGGCGTGGGATCTGCTCGTGCGGCCGCCGCGCCACGGCAAGCTGCTGGCCAAGGTGATCGGCGGGCTGGCGCTGTTCTTCTACGGCTTCGGCGTGCTGGCCGCCGGGTTCCGCGGGCTGGCCGGGCGCCGCCTGCGCGCGCAGCTAGGCCGCCTCACCGGGGCGCCGACCCGCGCGGTCGGGCTGGGCGTCGCGGTCGGCGCGGCGACCCAGCTGACCACCACCGCGACCGCGGTCACCGTCGGGCTGATCGAGGCCCGGCTCCTGGCGCTGGGGCCCGCGCTCGCGATCCTGGTCGGGGCCCAGCTCGGCGCCTCGCTGGTCGGAGCGCTGCTGCCGCTGGGCTTCGCGCGCGAGAGCCTCGAGGTCGTGGCGATCGGCGTGGTCTGGACGTTCGCCGCGAACACCCGCCGCGCCCGCGCGATCGGCCTGGCGATCCTCGGCGTCGGGCTGGTGCTCTACGGCCTGCGGCTGCTGCAGTCGGGCATCGATCCGCTGCTGGCCGATCCCAAGCTCCTCGCGTACGTCGGGTACCTGCGCGCCGACGGCGTCGGGCCGCTGCTGCTCGCGGCGGCGGTCGGCGTGCTCGGCGGCCTGGTGTTGCAGGGCCCGGGCCCGGTCTACGGCCTCGGGCTCGGGCTGGCCCAGGTGTCGGGCGCGCTGTCGCTGACGAACCTGCTGGCGATCCTGGCCGGCACCAACCTGGGCGCGGCGATCGGCATGGCGATCATCGTCGGCAGCTCGGGCCCGGGCGGTCGGGCGCTGGTGCGCCCGCAGCTCGCGTTCGGCGCGCTGGCGACGATCGTCGGCCTGGCGCTGGTGCCGGCGATGGTCGCGCTGACCGATCTCGTGGTGCCGGGCGATCCCGCGCGGCTCGACTATCGCCACACCGTGATGATGCCGGCGCTGTCGGCGCACCTGGCGGTGGCGTTCTTGCTGTCGCAGCTGATCATCACCGCCGCCTTCACGATGCTGGCCGTGCCACGGGTGGTGCGCGCGGTCGGGCAACGCCGCGCCCGCGTCGCGCCGTCCACGTCCTCGGCCCAGCCCGAGCTGGCCAACACGTTCGAGCGTCACCGCGCGACCCTCGACGCGTGCCTGGCCGCGTCGACCTCGGGCGAGCGCGGCCACGCCGATCTCGAGGTCGGCCTGGCCGAGGCCCGCGCCGGCGTCGAGGAGCACTTCACCGCGCTGGCCGCGGTCGAGTCGACGCCGGCCGTCGATCGGCTCCGGCGCGCGGTCGTCAGCACGCTCCAGCTGCAGCGCGCGATCGAGCACCTGGTGCACGTCACCGAGCTCGGCGTCGAGCGCGGCGTGGCGCTCACGCCCGACGACCACGCCCGGCTCGCCGCGCTGCACCGGCTGGCGACCGCGTCCCTGACCGCGCTGGCGGCCGCGGCCGACGGCCAGCCGCTCGACATCGAGGCCGCCCGCGGCCGCGAGATCGAGATGAACCTGCTCGAGGCCGAGTCGCGGACCACCCCCGAGCTGCCCGCGGCCCGACGGCGCAACGAGTCGACGACGGTCCGGCTGGGCCTGGCCGAGCTGATCGACAGCTACGAGCACGTCGGCAACCACCTGTTCCGGGTCGCGAAGGCCCTGGCCGAGGAAGACGATGACGACGACTGA
- a CDS encoding thymidylate kinase, translating to MTTTEIEPRRRATLIVFEGIDGSGKTTLSNAVATTLRAQGLRVSHVREGGTFASMVTQAIRELGRDSRNLAMTPLAELFVYLAREIQLLQEATLPALAEADVVIADRFFYTAELLATCGRTLTPAEVEPVVAAATTGIQPDLVVLVDVDPHVARARRKVSKIGKVDPRPPSRKGLAGVGLQHRLREGYRARAAREPQRWIVVDNTEAELQTVIDGLVAAVAAARTTDVAAARACLPAPIVRAPADGITAAAAAFGDWIDRRATREPALAAYLLAGLAGPGWDERRQALAAQVPLVVAAGVGNQQDEVSWALRRALEALAPGAIARSYTSSTNPLALTPVAPERAAEAADRLRALVAQVPRDVASGLWGRDDALAWELRDQLGGDELVRSVAGVGGARAWAIRAAWLTARGGDDAFDQFEAAHLACGAVAGLADAEAWRWRLAARNAAPVAALASVWGVFDERAWKWRHKSLARAPKPVLSSLAASDDPRAWAMRQDTLARCPEALDSIRGLDTDAAWALRDAGAEPWPAAAVKSLGPLLPSDRGRDLLTRQLVRFPDNLALWRAAAQALARGAVDAED from the coding sequence ATGACGACGACTGAGATCGAGCCACGCCGCCGGGCGACGTTGATCGTGTTCGAGGGCATCGACGGCAGCGGCAAGACCACGCTGTCGAACGCGGTCGCGACCACGCTCCGGGCCCAGGGCCTGCGGGTCAGCCACGTCCGCGAGGGCGGGACGTTCGCGTCGATGGTGACCCAGGCCATCCGCGAGCTCGGGCGCGACTCCCGCAACCTGGCGATGACGCCGCTGGCCGAGCTGTTCGTCTACCTCGCGCGCGAGATCCAGCTGCTCCAGGAGGCGACGCTGCCGGCGCTGGCCGAGGCCGACGTCGTGATCGCCGACCGGTTCTTCTACACCGCCGAGCTGCTCGCGACCTGCGGCCGCACGCTGACGCCGGCCGAGGTCGAGCCGGTCGTGGCGGCCGCGACCACCGGGATCCAGCCCGATCTGGTCGTGCTGGTCGACGTCGATCCCCACGTCGCCCGGGCCCGCCGCAAGGTCTCGAAGATCGGCAAGGTCGACCCGCGGCCGCCGTCGCGCAAGGGCCTCGCCGGCGTCGGCCTGCAGCACCGGCTGCGCGAGGGCTACCGCGCCCGCGCCGCCCGCGAGCCCCAGCGGTGGATCGTCGTCGACAACACCGAGGCCGAGCTGCAGACCGTGATCGACGGGCTGGTGGCCGCCGTCGCCGCGGCCCGCACCACCGATGTCGCGGCCGCGCGCGCGTGCCTGCCGGCGCCGATCGTCCGGGCCCCGGCCGACGGCATCACCGCGGCCGCGGCCGCGTTCGGCGACTGGATCGATCGCCGCGCGACCCGCGAGCCCGCGCTCGCCGCCTACCTGCTCGCCGGCCTGGCCGGCCCCGGCTGGGACGAGCGCCGTCAGGCCCTGGCGGCGCAGGTGCCGCTGGTCGTCGCCGCCGGCGTGGGCAACCAGCAGGACGAGGTGTCGTGGGCGCTGCGGCGCGCGCTCGAGGCGCTCGCGCCCGGCGCGATCGCGCGCTCGTACACGTCCTCGACCAACCCGCTGGCGCTGACGCCGGTGGCGCCCGAGCGCGCCGCCGAGGCCGCCGATCGGCTGCGGGCCCTGGTCGCGCAGGTGCCGCGCGACGTGGCCAGCGGGCTGTGGGGCCGCGACGATGCGCTGGCGTGGGAGCTGCGCGACCAGCTCGGCGGCGACGAGCTGGTGCGCTCGGTCGCCGGCGTCGGCGGCGCCCGCGCCTGGGCCATCCGCGCGGCGTGGCTGACCGCGCGCGGTGGCGACGACGCGTTCGACCAGTTCGAGGCCGCGCACCTGGCCTGCGGCGCGGTCGCCGGCCTGGCCGACGCCGAGGCCTGGCGCTGGCGGCTCGCGGCCCGGAACGCCGCGCCGGTGGCGGCGCTGGCGTCGGTGTGGGGCGTGTTCGACGAGCGCGCCTGGAAGTGGCGGCACAAGTCGCTCGCGCGCGCGCCCAAGCCCGTGCTGTCGAGCCTGGCCGCGTCCGACGACCCGCGGGCCTGGGCCATGCGCCAGGACACCCTCGCCCGCTGCCCCGAGGCGCTCGACTCGATCCGCGGCCTCGACACCGACGCGGCCTGGGCCCTGCGCGACGCCGGCGCCGAGCCCTGGCCCGCCGCCGCGGTCAAGTCGCTGGGCCCGCTCCTGCCGTCGGACCGCGGCCGCGACCTCCTCACCCGCCAGCTCGTCCGGTTTCCGGACAACCTCGCCCTGTGGCGCGCCGCCGCGCAGGCGCTCGCCCGCGGCGCCGTCGACGCCGAGGACTGA